GGGCTGGATACTTTTATTATTTACCATTGTGGCACTCGTACTCTCCAATTCTTCTTGGAGCCATATTTTTATGGCTATATGGGAAATTCCGATAGGTATTTATATTGGTTCGCTAGAATTCAGTCGCTCACTACGTGAATGGATCAATGAAGCATTAATGACCTTGTTTTTTTTCCTTATTGCTCTAGAACTTAAACGGGAGATGGTGCTTGGTGAGCTACGGAACCCACGTATGGCAGCCTTACCAATTGCGGCGGCTCTGGGGGGGTATGCTAGTACCAGCTACCATTTATTTAATGCTGCAACTGGGTCAGCCAGGGCAGAATGGCTGGGGTACCGTGATGGCAACGGATACTGCGTTTGTTATTGGGTGTCTGGCATTACTAGGGTCTCGCATTCCCCAGAGTTTACGAATATTTATGCTGTCAGTAGCCATTGTTGATGATATTGGCGCTATCTTAGTTGTAAGCATTGGTTATGGTAGTCGCATTCATTGGGAAATCCTTGCCTTATCTGCTATCGGCGTTGTTATTGTAAGAGTCATGGCATTGCTTGGTATTCGAAGTATAACTCTCTATTTTCTAATAGGGGGGATAATTTGGCTCATAATTGACGCATCCGGAGTGCATGCAACAATTACTGGTATCATCCTTGGCTTGATGACACCAACCGTTAAATGGGTAACTGACAAACATCTACATACCATATTAGACAGTGTGGGAGTGATGCCAGAAGCTAATCACAAAAAAAACGCTACGACTCATCGAATGGCATTACGAACAGCTGAGGCTGCAGCACGTGAAGCACTGTCACCAGTCGAGCGATTGGAAACGTTGTTACACCCATGGGTTGGATTCGTTATTATGCCACTTTTTGCTTTTGCTAATGCTGGAGTATTAATCAATATCACAGATTTTGGAAACTCCATTACCAT
Above is a window of Spartinivicinus poritis DNA encoding:
- a CDS encoding Na+/H+ antiporter NhaA: MLQLGQPGQNGWGTVMATDTAFVIGCLALLGSRIPQSLRIFMLSVAIVDDIGAILVVSIGYGSRIHWEILALSAIGVVIVRVMALLGIRSITLYFLIGGIIWLIIDASGVHATITGIILGLMTPTVKWVTDKHLHTILDSVGVMPEANHKKNATTHRMALRTAEAAAREALSPVERLETLLHPWVGFVIMPLFAFANAGVLINITDFGNSITIAVFLGFTLGKPIGVFIFSWIAVLTGIALRPANLSWLLLLAGGFLAGIGFTMALFIANLAFSPTLINSAKLGIFSASLFSAILGISLLSLWAVFGKNKLNNSMDY